The stretch of DNA TTCGTGTGATTAAAAAGGTGTCGCACTTTTGTCCCATAAGTGCCTATTTTCGAATTCCTGTCTTTTCAGCCAATTTCGTAAAACTATCTTTTTCCTTATTTACCGCTTTTGTAAATTCTTCAGCGTTTAAGTAGGATGGCTGCAGTTTGACTTTCTCTAATTCTTTGACAAATTGTTCATCTTTTTCCATTTTCGCTATAGTTGAATCCCATTTTTTTATAATTTCATCAGGTGTGCCCTTAGCAAAGGATAATCCAGTCCACCACTTTACTGTCAAACCTTTAAATCCTTCCTCCTCCACAGTCGGAACTTCCGGGAAAAGCGGGCTTCGTTTTGCAGATTGAACGGCTAGAATTTTAATTTTTCCTGATTCTGCAAGGGAATATAACTCTCCAACTGTATGTACGGCTAAAACGACGTGACCGCCCGCTACCTTGGCTGCAGAGTCACTGGATCCTTCAGATGAAACCATACTTGTTTTTTTATAATCAACACCAATAGAATCAAGCCATTCGGCTACACCAAAGGCTGAAAAACCGGCTGGTCCTACACTGGCCCACGTTAGTTTTTCCGGATTTTTCTTAACCCAATCTGATAACTCTTTGAAACTATTGAACTGGGAATCTGATTTTACTGCATAAGCCAAAGTTCCTTCCGCAATCCGAGAAACAAACTTATTGTCTTTTGCCGTTAATGTTGGATTGGAATTACCTGCTTCATACATCGTTGATGTGGAGTTATTATTTACTAAAACAGTATAGCCATCTGCTTTTGCTTCCTTTAAAGCGTACTGCGCCCCAATGATTCCCCCGCCGCCTGGTTTATTGGTAACAACAACGGGTTGCCCCCATTCCTTGCTCAAATATTCACCTACAGCTCTAGCTGCCAAATCCACCCCGCCTCCTGCTGCAAAGGGAACAACCAGTTCAATTTGCCTTGCCGGATAGGAATTCACCTTTTTATCTTCGACGGATGCCGTTTCTTTCGTATCGTTAGAGCAGCCTGTCAAAATAACCATTAACAGTAATAAAGCCGAAAAAACGCTTGATAAAACCTTCCTCATATTCTTTCCTCCAATTTTGTATGTTTATGAAAATTCCATTTGTTCTCCGGTCTCCTGGATGATTCGCTTTTTCGTCCGTTTCATTAACATGATGGAGATGATCATTAAGAACCCCGCCAACAGAAGTAATGTTAGGGATATAGGCCTTTGGAAAAAAATCAACACATTTCCTGATGATATTTCCAGTGATTGAATAAAAGAACTCTCCATTTTTGGACCTAAGACTAAGCATAAAACGAAAGGGATAAGTGGCCACTGAAATTTATGGAACAGATATCCAAATATTCCGAAAGTAATCGCGACAACCACGTCAAACATACTGTTTCGAACAGTGTAAGCCCCTATTACACTAACCATCAAAATCACAGGACCCAAAATCCCAAAAGGGACTTCCGTTAGCTTGGCCCATAACCCGATCAAGGGAAGATTTAAGATTAGCAGAATAATATTTCCAATGAACATACTGGCAATAACGGTCCATACCAGCTGGCTGTTTTGTTCAAAAAGGACAGGTCCCGGGGTTAATCCATAGATCATCAATGCTGCTAATAAAATCGCAAGAGGCGGGGATGCCGGAATTCCTAATGCCAATAATGGGATAAAGCCCCCCGAGCTTGTCGCATTATTGGCAGATTCTGGACCTGCCACTCCTTCAATTGCACCATTCCCAAACTTCTCCGGACTCTTTGACACCTTTCTTTCCAAGTCATAGGATAGGAAAGAAGTGATGGTCGCAGATACTCCCGGTAAAATTCCGAGAAAGAACCCAAGCAGGCTTCCTCTTAGAATAGGGGAGAAACTCTTTTTCATATCCTCCTTATTTGGGTAGGCGTTTTTTATCCGTTGATGGTTGATACTAACCCGTTTTTCCTCTAGTCCTTTTAAGACTTCCGTTATGGCAAATAATCCAATGATCACGCTAATCATCTCGAATCCGCCATTAATTGCATCAACCCCAAAATCAAATCTTGGCATGCCGCTTGAAATGCCAATTCCTACAAGAGAAATTAAAAACCCAAACAAGCCCATAATGATTGACTTTACTAAAGAGAAGCCGGTTAGATTAAATAGGATAAATAATGCAATAAGCATTAAGGTAAAGTACTCCGGCGGTCCAAACTTTAAAGCCTGATCTGCCAGGATAGGGGCAAATAGAACAAGGCCAATTAAACCAATAATACCCGCAATGAATGATCCTATGGCGGCAACGCCGAGTGCAGCTCCTGCTCTCCCCATTTTGGCTAATGGATAACCGTCTAGCGTTGTTGGTACTGATGAGGCTTCACCAGGTATATTCATTAAAATGGCTGTCGTAGATCCCCCATACATCGACCCATAATAGATTCCAGCCATCATCATAATTCCTTGTGCCGGTTCAAGAATAGTCGTCAATGGCAAAAGGATGGCAATTGCTGATGTTGGTCCAAGTCCCGGAAGTACTCCGACAAGTGTTCCAAGCAACGAACCCATTACTACAATCAATAGATTGAAAGGGGTAAGAACTTCACTAAACCCATGTAAAAGATACATGATTGATTCCATTTTTTTTGCTTCCCCCTTTCTAAAAAGGCCAAGTGATACTTGGAAAAGGTGTTTTTAGTAAGACAATAAATAAAAAGTACAACATAGTAGTCAGGACACCCGCTACAAGGATAGAAAAAATCCACCGATAGCTTCCGATTATTTTAATTAAACAGACAAACGTAATAACCGTACTGAAAAAATAACCAATGAATTCGATTAAAAGACAATAAATAAATAAACTGCCGATCGAAACGATCATAATGAAAGCTGTTCTTCCTCTAGGCAGGACAGGGTCTTTTTTCTCTTTACTGTTACGTTCAAATAGAAGGAACCCTCCAGAGATAACAAGAAAAACACCGATCAATCCCGGAAACGTATGATCTCCGGTCAGGATTCTATTTCCATAAGGAAAAAGTCTAATAGCTTCAAAGATAGACAAACACCCTAAAATGATTGAGATAATGGCACCAATTCTGTCCGGAGAAATAAACTTTATTTGCATTCGATCTCTCCTTCCTGTGTTCCGGCTTTTAATGTCTGTTCAACACTATCTAAATGCTTCTCCATATACTCTCTTGCTTTTTCTGCATTACGTGCTTTTATCATTTCCGCTATTTTTACATGTTCATTCCAAGAATATTGGATACGTTCTGTATTTTAGCAGTTTCCTTTCTCATAGATCGGAGCTGCCCGGTAAGATTCATCATCATGCGAATTGCTAATGCATTATGCGAAAGCTTTACGATTATTAAGTGGAATTCCTGGTCTCTGTTAGACAAACTTGACTTTTCTAGTTTATCCGCTTTTATCAGCTGGATGGTTTCTACCACATATTGATATAAATCATTTACCTGTTTATCAGTTGCTCTCTCAACTGCCCAAACCACCGCTTGTGTCTCAATGAGCTTTCTGATTTCAAACAAATCCGCAAATTGGTCATTCCTAACAAAGAAATGATCGGTCAATGAATGCAAATTGGTATTGTCATTCATTACAAAAGCACCATGTCCGTGTTTGATCTCGATTAATCCCAATGTCGAGAGAATTTTATAAGATTCTCTTATCGTGTTTCTGCTTACATTAAGCTGCTGTGAAAGCTCCCTTTCAGCTGGCAATTTTTCTCCAAGCTTTAATTCTCCACTTTTGATGAGACGCTTAAATTCTTCCACAATCTTACTTGGAACCGTAGAACGATCAAACTTTAATTGCTCAAACATCCGATCCACCGGGAATATCCAATTTGAACTTTTCTGCCAGTACCTTTAGTTCTTTCCTAACTTCAGCTGGTAAAGGAATGCCTGATTCCAGTCTTTCACTGTACGATTTTTCCCTGCGCTCTCCTGGATAAAGAATCGAATCGACTCCTTCTTTTTTAGGACTATTCTTGATTTGAGATAACATGGTTTTCAACATTTCTGAAAAATCATAGAGCGGAAGGAACTTTTCAATGTCAATTAAGAGAAAGAAATGGCCAACGTTTGCTTTTTCATGTGAATCTTCATAGATACTGTTTACATTTGGACCATATGCTGCTTTTGTTAAGATTCCTGAAAGGATCTCAACAGCGAGAGCCCAGCCGTATCCTTTTACTCCTCCTGAAGGAAGTACAGCCCCAAGTAAAGCCGCCTTAGGATCTTCGGTATCCTCCCCATTTTGGTCGATGGCCCAGCCTTTTGGAATGGAGGTTCCTTCTTTAGCGGCAGAGATGATTTTTCCTCTTGCCACTAAACTTGCAGACATATCGATGATACAATCGGGTTGATTGTTGACAGGAAAGCCAAAAGCAATAGGGTTGGTGCCGAAAAATGCTTCCTTCCCACCCCAAGGCGGGATTCCTGGAGGAGAATTAGTCATGACAATGGTTGCCAGACCTTCTTTACAGCCTAATTGACAGTAATAAGAAGCAGTGCCGAAGTGATTGCTATTTCTAATTCCAATAGCAGCGATACCAGTTTCCTTTGCAAGGGCAATACCCTCTTTTAGAGCATGATAAGAAACCGCCTGTCCCAGACCATTGTCACCATCTACTGATAAGACCGATAACGCTTTTTTCTGAATCGAAATGGAAGGGGTCGGATTAATCCGCCCATCCTCCATTCCTTTAGAATAAATAGCTAACCTGCTAATGCCATGGCTGCTGACGCCTTCCAGGTCCGCCCTCACTAAAGATTCCGCAACAACATCGGCATCTTCCTGATTCACATTTTGACTTTTTAATACATTTACTATAAATTCTGTTAAATGTTCCGCTTTGTAAATCACCAATTCCATCACTGCCTTTTAATTAACGTTTATTTTACAACCATCAGGGAATCCATTCCTTTAAGAACCTTTACTACTTCCTCACAGATCATATTCGTAACTCTCTCTTGTGATTCCGTTGTTAACCCGGCGATATGTGGAGTGATGATAATTCGTTTATTGTTTAATAAAAAATGGTCAGGTTCTACAGGTTCTTTATCTAATACATCTAAATAGGCTCCTGTAATTTCCCCTGATTCAACTGCTTCTAATAGAGCATGTTCGTTTACGATCCCGCCTCGTGATGTATTAATAAGAAATGCTTCTTTTTTCATTAAATTAAATTCTGGCGAACTAAACATAGAACGTGTTTCAAGTGTTAATGGAGTGTGGATGCTAATGAAATCTGACTCTAAAAGTAATTGATGAAATGGAATCTTTTCGATTCCTGTTTCGACAAACGGGAAACTTAAATCATGTAAATAAGGATCATAACCAACTACCTTCATACCAAAGGCTAAGGCACGCTTGGCAATCCTATGGCCAATATCTCCGGTTCCAACTAATCCTAACGTTTTTCCGTATATCTCATTTCCAGTAAATCGTTGTCTGTTCCAATTCCCAAGGTTTACATCTTCAGCCGCGATAGAAAGTGACCGATTGGCATTCAAAATCGCTGACATTACGTACTCTGCAACAGAAATGGAATTGGCATTTTGGGCTGAAACAATCTTAACTTTTTGCTGGTTCGCAGCTTGTAGATCGATATTATCTAGACCAACTCCCAATCTGCCAATTACCTTCAGCCGTTTTGCTGCAGTAATCACGTTTCGGTCCACAATGGTTTGATTTCTGACTATTAACGCATCCGCTTCTATCATTTCATTAATCAACTTCTCTTTATTTGCCCATAAATCCGGGATTTCTTCTACTTGGCCCATGATGTTTAGCCGAGAAATACCGGAAGAAGACATCTTTTCTGAAATAATAATTTTCATTTTCTCCTCGCTTAGGCACTACGATAAAGTTTAGTAAGGACAAATTCTCTATGTCCGAGACTTTCAGCAGCGGTTAAACGACCGTTAATCGTTCTAATTAACATGTGTAATAATTGATCCCCAGCTTGGTGAAGGTTATATTCCCGCTTTAGCAAACCAGTCACATCCACATCAATATGCTCTGACATCGTCTCTACCGTAATCGGATTTGCTGAGATTTTGATAACAGGTACGATCGGATTGCCAATTATATTCCCCTGGCCTGTTGGGAAGAAATGGACAACCGCTCCCCCGGCTGCCATTAAAGTTATGCACTCGGCGGCAGCAGATGAAGTATCCATAAAATTCAAGCCGGTTTTTGTCGGTGCCTCTGCTGGACCTAATGCATCGACTACTTTTTTAGTGCCTGTTTTTTCAATATTTCCAAGCGCTTTTTCTTCGATAGTTGTAAGTCCTCCCCTAATATTACCTTCTGTCGGCTGACTTCCAAGCAGGTCAACACCTTTTGATTGAATTTCTTCTATATAATTGTTATAAATTTCTAAAAACTTAACTTTTACTTCAGGTGTCTCACAACGGTCGACGATTAAATGTTCCCCCCCGGTTAATTCCGATGTCTCGCCAAAAAATACCGTTCCGCCTCCATCAACTAACCGGTCAACTACATTACCTACCGTTGGGCACGACCCCAATCCTGTCGTCGTATCCGACTCGCCGCATTTGATACTTACTAGAATTTCAGAGAGCTCAACTGGTTCCCTTTGGATTTCTGAAGCCAGTTGAAGGAATTTCTGGGCTGTTCTTGCTGCTCTCTCAATCGTGGAAAAATCACCATAACGCTCGATAGAATAACCAGCCACAGGTTTTCCTGTTTTCCTAATTCCTTCCACAATTCGCTCGGTCCACTTTGGCTCAATCCCAATTACGACAACAGCCGCCACATTTGGATTTGCACCATTTCCTATCATTGTGTTAAAA from Neobacillus sp. CF12 encodes:
- a CDS encoding tripartite tricarboxylate transporter substrate binding protein; this translates as MRKVLSSVFSALLLLMVILTGCSNDTKETASVEDKKVNSYPARQIELVVPFAAGGGVDLAARAVGEYLSKEWGQPVVVTNKPGGGGIIGAQYALKEAKADGYTVLVNNNSTSTMYEAGNSNPTLTAKDNKFVSRIAEGTLAYAVKSDSQFNSFKELSDWVKKNPEKLTWASVGPAGFSAFGVAEWLDSIGVDYKKTSMVSSEGSSDSAAKVAGGHVVLAVHTVGELYSLAESGKIKILAVQSAKRSPLFPEVPTVEEEGFKGLTVKWWTGLSFAKGTPDEIIKKWDSTIAKMEKDEQFVKELEKVKLQPSYLNAEEFTKAVNKEKDSFTKLAEKTGIRK
- a CDS encoding tripartite tricarboxylate transporter permease yields the protein MESIMYLLHGFSEVLTPFNLLIVVMGSLLGTLVGVLPGLGPTSAIAILLPLTTILEPAQGIMMMAGIYYGSMYGGSTTAILMNIPGEASSVPTTLDGYPLAKMGRAGAALGVAAIGSFIAGIIGLIGLVLFAPILADQALKFGPPEYFTLMLIALFILFNLTGFSLVKSIIMGLFGFLISLVGIGISSGMPRFDFGVDAINGGFEMISVIIGLFAITEVLKGLEEKRVSINHQRIKNAYPNKEDMKKSFSPILRGSLLGFFLGILPGVSATITSFLSYDLERKVSKSPEKFGNGAIEGVAGPESANNATSSGGFIPLLALGIPASPPLAILLAALMIYGLTPGPVLFEQNSQLVWTVIASMFIGNIILLILNLPLIGLWAKLTEVPFGILGPVILMVSVIGAYTVRNSMFDVVVAITFGIFGYLFHKFQWPLIPFVLCLVLGPKMESSFIQSLEISSGNVLIFFQRPISLTLLLLAGFLMIISIMLMKRTKKRIIQETGEQMEFS
- a CDS encoding tripartite tricarboxylate transporter TctB family protein yields the protein MQIKFISPDRIGAIISIILGCLSIFEAIRLFPYGNRILTGDHTFPGLIGVFLVISGGFLLFERNSKEKKDPVLPRGRTAFIMIVSIGSLFIYCLLIEFIGYFFSTVITFVCLIKIIGSYRWIFSILVAGVLTTMLYFLFIVLLKTPFPSITWPF
- a CDS encoding GntR family transcriptional regulator gives rise to the protein MFEQLKFDRSTVPSKIVEEFKRLIKSGELKLGEKLPAERELSQQLNVSRNTIRESYKILSTLGLIEIKHGHGAFVMNDNTNLHSLTDHFFVRNDQFADLFEIRKLIETQAVVWAVERATDKQVNDLYQYVVETIQLIKADKLEKSSLSNRDQEFHLIIVKLSHNALAIRMMMNLTGQLRSMRKETAKIQNVSNILGMNM
- a CDS encoding Ldh family oxidoreductase — protein: MIYKAEHLTEFIVNVLKSQNVNQEDADVVAESLVRADLEGVSSHGISRLAIYSKGMEDGRINPTPSISIQKKALSVLSVDGDNGLGQAVSYHALKEGIALAKETGIAAIGIRNSNHFGTASYYCQLGCKEGLATIVMTNSPPGIPPWGGKEAFFGTNPIAFGFPVNNQPDCIIDMSASLVARGKIISAAKEGTSIPKGWAIDQNGEDTEDPKAALLGAVLPSGGVKGYGWALAVEILSGILTKAAYGPNVNSIYEDSHEKANVGHFFLLIDIEKFLPLYDFSEMLKTMLSQIKNSPKKEGVDSILYPGERREKSYSERLESGIPLPAEVRKELKVLAEKFKLDIPGGSDV
- a CDS encoding hydroxyacid dehydrogenase; this translates as MKIIISEKMSSSGISRLNIMGQVEEIPDLWANKEKLINEMIEADALIVRNQTIVDRNVITAAKRLKVIGRLGVGLDNIDLQAANQQKVKIVSAQNANSISVAEYVMSAILNANRSLSIAAEDVNLGNWNRQRFTGNEIYGKTLGLVGTGDIGHRIAKRALAFGMKVVGYDPYLHDLSFPFVETGIEKIPFHQLLLESDFISIHTPLTLETRSMFSSPEFNLMKKEAFLINTSRGGIVNEHALLEAVESGEITGAYLDVLDKEPVEPDHFLLNNKRIIITPHIAGLTTESQERVTNMICEEVVKVLKGMDSLMVVK
- a CDS encoding UxaA family hydrolase — protein: MENIIWGYRRENGRVGIRNHVVILPVDDISNAAAEAVGRIVPGTLAIPHAYGRLQYGPDLDLFFNTMIGNGANPNVAAVVVIGIEPKWTERIVEGIRKTGKPVAGYSIERYGDFSTIERAARTAQKFLQLASEIQREPVELSEILVSIKCGESDTTTGLGSCPTVGNVVDRLVDGGGTVFFGETSELTGGEHLIVDRCETPEVKVKFLEIYNNYIEEIQSKGVDLLGSQPTEGNIRGGLTTIEEKALGNIEKTGTKKVVDALGPAEAPTKTGLNFMDTSSAAAECITLMAAGGAVVHFFPTGQGNIIGNPIVPVIKISANPITVETMSEHIDVDVTGLLKREYNLHQAGDQLLHMLIRTINGRLTAAESLGHREFVLTKLYRSA